The Streptomyces sp. NL15-2K genome contains a region encoding:
- a CDS encoding amidohydrolase family protein → MSPLLLRGARLPDGDVRDLLLDPDSGLVARVAPPGVLPSGPDELDLTGHLLLPAPAEPHAHLDKALTWDLAQALPAGAPAGALPGDLSSAVTAWRAYAARVTEEDVFQRAGRAVDELRANGVTAVRTHVDLLTDNGSYRAGDPLRGLRALLRLRRQLRGRVRLQIAVLHIDAPDELLHQALDLGADLLGDCPHLSADPAASVERTLRIAAEHQVGVDLHADETLDPGAQDLRLLARAVRERGFVSGVTASHCVSLGAVEPEEAARTAKEVAAAGIGVVALPLTNLYLQGRDRPSSTPRGLTAVRALLDAGVTVAAGGDNIRDPFNPVGRADPLETASLLVTAGHLTPGEALHAVTAGARAVLGLPEAGPYEGAVADLLAVRAQTVSEVLGASCPERLVFAGGRLVSRTSVVRELY, encoded by the coding sequence ATGTCACCACTTCTGCTGCGTGGCGCGCGGCTGCCCGACGGAGACGTCCGCGACCTCCTGCTCGACCCGGACAGCGGCCTCGTCGCCCGGGTCGCCCCGCCCGGAGTGCTTCCTTCCGGCCCCGATGAACTCGACCTGACCGGGCATCTGCTCCTGCCCGCCCCCGCGGAACCGCACGCCCACCTGGACAAGGCCCTCACCTGGGATCTGGCGCAAGCATTGCCTGCCGGGGCACCAGCGGGCGCCCTGCCCGGAGACCTGTCCTCCGCCGTCACCGCCTGGCGCGCGTACGCCGCGCGGGTCACCGAGGAAGACGTGTTCCAGCGCGCCGGGCGGGCGGTCGACGAGTTGCGTGCGAACGGTGTGACAGCCGTCAGGACCCACGTGGATCTCCTCACGGACAACGGCAGCTACCGCGCCGGTGATCCGCTGCGCGGCCTGCGTGCCCTGCTCCGGCTGCGCAGACAGCTCCGCGGCCGCGTACGACTCCAGATCGCCGTCCTGCACATCGACGCCCCGGACGAGCTGCTGCACCAGGCCCTCGACCTCGGCGCGGACCTGCTGGGCGACTGCCCCCACCTGTCCGCCGACCCGGCCGCGTCCGTGGAACGCACCCTGCGCATCGCCGCCGAGCACCAGGTCGGGGTCGACCTGCACGCGGACGAGACCCTCGACCCGGGCGCGCAGGATCTGCGCCTGCTCGCCCGTGCCGTGCGGGAGCGCGGCTTCGTCTCCGGCGTCACCGCGAGTCACTGCGTCAGCCTCGGCGCGGTGGAGCCGGAGGAGGCGGCCCGCACGGCCAAGGAGGTCGCGGCCGCCGGGATCGGCGTGGTCGCCCTCCCGCTGACGAACCTCTACCTCCAGGGCCGCGACCGTCCGTCGTCCACACCGCGTGGTCTCACCGCCGTACGCGCCCTGCTGGACGCGGGCGTGACGGTCGCGGCCGGCGGTGACAACATCCGGGACCCTTTCAACCCCGTGGGCCGGGCGGATCCGCTGGAGACCGCGTCCCTGCTGGTCACGGCCGGCCATCTCACGCCGGGCGAGGCGCTGCACGCGGTCACCGCGGGCGCCCGTGCCGTCCTCGGGCTGCCCGAGGCCGGCCCGTACGAGGGTGCCGTCGCCGATCTGCTGGCGGTGCGCGCGCAGACCGTGTCGGAGGTCCTCGGCGCGTCCTGTCCCGAGCGGCTCGTCTTCGCCGGCGGGCGGCTGGTCAGCCGTACGTCGGTGGTGCGCGAGCTGTACTGA
- a CDS encoding ABC transporter ATP-binding protein: MALKGADVPTTAEQTLEATLEATLRFESVDKHFANGTTALTGLELSIAPGEFVAVVGPSGCGKSTLLRLASGLDTATGGTVHAPADSLGYVFQDPTLLPWRTVLANVELPAELTGTPKAERRERALDALRLVGLEGFEKQLPGQLSGGMRMRVSLARALMARPSLFLFDEPFGALDEMTRLRMQEELQRIYAETGFAALFITHSVTEAVFLSGRVVVMSARPGRITASFDVPFPHPRPAELRYDPEFGRIAGEVSAALRGGSE, translated from the coding sequence GTGGCACTGAAGGGAGCTGATGTGCCGACCACCGCCGAACAGACACTCGAAGCGACACTGGAAGCGACGCTGCGATTCGAGAGCGTCGACAAGCACTTCGCCAACGGGACCACCGCCCTCACCGGCCTCGAACTCTCCATCGCACCGGGCGAGTTCGTCGCCGTCGTCGGCCCCTCGGGCTGCGGCAAGTCCACCCTGCTCCGCCTCGCCTCCGGCCTGGACACCGCCACTGGCGGCACGGTCCATGCCCCCGCGGACTCCCTCGGCTACGTCTTCCAGGACCCGACCCTGCTGCCCTGGCGCACCGTCCTGGCCAACGTCGAACTCCCCGCCGAACTCACCGGAACCCCGAAGGCCGAACGGCGTGAACGGGCGCTGGACGCCCTGCGCCTGGTGGGCCTGGAGGGCTTCGAGAAGCAGCTGCCGGGGCAGCTGTCCGGAGGCATGCGGATGCGCGTGTCCCTGGCCCGTGCCCTCATGGCACGGCCGTCGCTGTTCCTCTTCGACGAACCGTTCGGCGCCCTCGACGAGATGACCCGCCTGCGCATGCAGGAGGAACTCCAGCGCATCTACGCCGAGACCGGCTTCGCCGCCCTGTTCATCACCCACTCGGTGACCGAGGCCGTCTTCCTGTCCGGCCGGGTCGTGGTGATGTCGGCACGCCCCGGCCGGATCACCGCCTCCTTCGACGTCCCCTTCCCCCATCCCCGCCCGGCCGAGCTGCGCTACGACCCCGAGTTCGGCCGCATCGCCGGCGAGGTCTCGGCGGCGCTGCGTGGAGGATCCGAGTGA